From a region of the Candidatus Binatia bacterium genome:
- a CDS encoding ABC transporter permease produces MIALLRRLGWSLAVLAGVSALTFCLAFVVPSDPARTAAGPKADEQTLKNIRRELGLDQPVAVQYVRYLSRLLRADLGRSYLTRQRVLDAIAERLPATAALASVSLGLAVLAGVLLGLLTAPRQGSTFDFGMLVASLVALSLPVFWVGMALLYVFAYRLRWLPLGGYGLLNVVLPAATLALGQGAYYARVLHANLGEVLRADYIRTAHAKGLPPRTIYIKHGLRNALLPLVTLIGLDFAGLMSGVVLTETVFNWPGLGRLAVEGVFNQDIPVIMGTVLFGALLVVLANVAVDVIYVLVDPRLRRRR; encoded by the coding sequence ATGATCGCGCTATTGCGACGTCTCGGCTGGAGTCTGGCCGTTCTCGCCGGCGTAAGCGCATTGACCTTCTGCCTCGCCTTCGTTGTCCCGAGCGACCCGGCGCGTACTGCCGCGGGTCCGAAGGCCGACGAGCAAACGTTGAAGAACATTCGCCGCGAACTGGGGCTGGATCAGCCCGTCGCGGTGCAGTACGTCCGTTACCTGAGCCGCCTGCTGCGCGCTGACCTCGGTCGCTCGTACCTGACTCGCCAGCGCGTGCTCGACGCCATCGCGGAACGTCTGCCGGCGACCGCCGCCCTGGCGAGCGTCAGTCTCGGCCTTGCGGTGCTCGCCGGCGTGCTACTGGGTCTGCTCACCGCGCCGCGCCAGGGATCCACATTCGACTTCGGCATGCTGGTCGCATCCCTGGTGGCTTTGTCGTTGCCGGTCTTCTGGGTCGGCATGGCGCTCCTGTACGTATTCGCGTACCGATTGCGCTGGCTGCCGCTGGGCGGGTACGGCCTGCTCAACGTCGTCCTGCCGGCGGCGACGCTGGCGCTGGGGCAGGGGGCTTACTACGCCCGCGTCCTGCACGCCAATCTCGGCGAGGTGCTGCGCGCCGACTATATCCGCACGGCGCACGCCAAGGGCCTGCCGCCGCGAACCATCTACATCAAGCACGGTCTGCGCAACGCCTTGCTGCCGCTGGTAACCCTGATCGGCCTCGACTTCGCCGGTTTGATGAGCGGCGTGGTGCTGACCGAAACCGTCTTCAACTGGCCGGGACTCGGACGGCTCGCCGTTGAAGGCGTCTTCAATCAGGACATTCCGGTGATCATGGGCACGGTGCTGTTCGGCGCCCTGCTCGTCGTCCTCGCCAACGTCGCCGTCGATGTCATCTACGTGCTCGTCGATCCGCGGTTGCGCCGGCGCCGTTGA
- a CDS encoding ABC transporter substrate-binding protein, which produces MRRRPAWPRRGILAVWFVLAACSGEPATGGPAGNVLRLADQDDIPTLDPALGYDVASWQFEEMLFSTLIGYDDEGRLQPEVATRWEVSPDGLTYTFHLRDDVRFSTGRAVTADDFRFAVTRVLWPRTRSPGAEFFRGITGASACSDEKCELNGVDTPAPGILRIRLTEFDPLFLHKLAMPFAAAVPAEEVERWGEDFARHPVGSGPFALRSWQSGQRLEFAPNPHYWERGVPRLDGIVRQVGVNEQLEWLKYEAGELDATSIPPAEFPRVTSDPAYKELLRRETTLRTNYLGMNTRRPPFDDRRVRQAMNHAVDREKLLRLINRRGVPARGVLPPKMPGHNAALRGYDFDPARARALLAEAGYAAGFTTTLWVRADDTTLRLAQSLQQDLAEVGVNLQIKSLAWGPFLEAVRTDPEVPMFLLGWEADFPDPSNFLDVLFHSRSIGTNNNTGYANPQLDALLEEAARTVDPQKRLDLLRLAEEIVVADAPWVFLFHPASFRLLHPRVRDYRMHPFRPERLDRVWLADGRD; this is translated from the coding sequence ATGAGGAGACGGCCGGCATGGCCGCGCCGGGGCATTCTCGCCGTGTGGTTCGTGCTGGCGGCATGCAGCGGCGAACCGGCCACCGGGGGCCCGGCCGGAAACGTCCTGCGCCTCGCCGATCAGGACGACATTCCGACCCTTGACCCGGCGCTCGGGTACGACGTTGCTTCGTGGCAGTTCGAGGAGATGTTGTTCAGTACTCTGATCGGTTACGACGACGAGGGGCGCTTGCAACCCGAGGTAGCGACGCGCTGGGAGGTGTCACCCGACGGGCTAACCTACACCTTCCACCTCCGTGACGACGTCCGGTTCTCGACCGGCCGCGCGGTTACCGCGGACGACTTCCGGTTTGCCGTGACCCGCGTGCTGTGGCCCCGTACCCGCTCACCGGGCGCGGAGTTTTTCCGGGGCATCACCGGTGCCTCCGCGTGCAGCGACGAGAAGTGCGAACTGAATGGCGTCGACACCCCGGCACCGGGGATCCTGCGCATTCGGCTAACGGAGTTCGATCCGCTATTCCTGCACAAGCTGGCCATGCCGTTTGCCGCCGCCGTTCCGGCGGAGGAGGTCGAGCGCTGGGGTGAAGACTTTGCGCGGCATCCCGTCGGCAGTGGGCCGTTTGCCCTGCGTAGCTGGCAGAGCGGGCAACGGCTCGAATTCGCGCCGAACCCTCATTACTGGGAGCGCGGGGTCCCGCGCCTCGACGGCATCGTGCGGCAGGTTGGGGTTAACGAACAGCTCGAGTGGCTGAAGTACGAAGCCGGAGAGTTGGATGCGACCTCGATTCCGCCCGCGGAGTTCCCGCGCGTTACCTCCGATCCGGCGTACAAGGAACTGTTGCGCCGGGAGACGACCCTGCGCACCAACTACCTCGGCATGAACACTCGACGGCCGCCGTTCGACGACCGGCGGGTGCGCCAGGCGATGAACCATGCCGTCGACAGAGAGAAGCTGCTGCGCCTGATCAACCGGCGCGGGGTGCCAGCGCGCGGGGTCCTGCCGCCGAAGATGCCCGGGCACAACGCCGCGCTGCGCGGGTACGACTTCGATCCGGCGCGGGCGCGGGCACTGCTCGCCGAGGCCGGTTACGCCGCCGGTTTCACCACCACGCTCTGGGTGCGCGCCGACGACACCACCCTGCGCCTGGCGCAGTCGCTGCAACAGGATCTGGCGGAGGTCGGCGTGAACTTGCAGATCAAGTCGCTGGCCTGGGGGCCGTTTCTCGAAGCGGTGCGCACCGACCCGGAAGTGCCGATGTTCTTGCTCGGCTGGGAGGCTGATTTTCCCGACCCGAGCAACTTCCTCGACGTGCTGTTTCACTCGCGTTCGATCGGCACGAACAACAACACCGGCTATGCCAATCCGCAACTCGACGCGCTGCTGGAGGAGGCGGCGCGGACCGTGGATCCGCAGAAGCGCCTCGATTTGCTGCGCCTTGCCGAAGAGATTGTCGTCGCGGACGCGCCGTGGGTGTTCCTGTTCCACCCGGCGAGCTTCCGGTTGCTGCATCCTCGCGTGCGCGACTACCGAATGCACCCGTTTCGTCCAGAGCGCCTCGATCGCGTCTGGCTGGCCGACGGGAGGGACTGA
- a CDS encoding ABC transporter permease, whose amino-acid sequence MAAPVAAGKGLQRRLTAVGGAMILGLVAVAAAAPAIAPYDPYRAVADSFGEPAPPQRAHPMGTDELGRDVCSRVIYGARVSLLVAVVATTIAVVLGVTVGAFAGYAGGWVDTLLMRLTDVVLAFPALLLAIALAALFEPGLTTLFVVIGIVGWTTVARTVRSEVLSLRTRDFVRAAVGLGAGDLRIVIRHILPNVAPTIAVMAALSTSSTVLLDAGLSYLGLGVPVPVPSWGRMISESQMYYRTAPWLMLFPGLAIVYTVAAFNFLGYGLLARFQRGGTGR is encoded by the coding sequence ATGGCTGCACCGGTGGCCGCGGGAAAAGGGCTGCAACGCCGGCTGACTGCCGTCGGCGGCGCGATGATTCTGGGCCTGGTCGCCGTTGCGGCGGCCGCGCCCGCGATTGCCCCGTACGACCCTTATCGCGCCGTGGCGGACAGTTTCGGCGAACCGGCGCCGCCGCAGCGCGCCCACCCGATGGGCACGGACGAACTCGGCCGTGACGTCTGCAGCCGCGTCATCTACGGAGCGCGCGTGTCGCTGCTGGTCGCCGTGGTGGCGACGACGATCGCCGTGGTGCTCGGCGTGACGGTCGGCGCGTTCGCCGGCTACGCGGGCGGATGGGTGGATACGTTGCTCATGCGGCTTACCGACGTGGTGCTGGCGTTTCCGGCGCTGTTGCTCGCAATCGCCCTGGCGGCGCTTTTCGAGCCGGGCTTGACGACGCTGTTCGTAGTCATCGGCATCGTCGGCTGGACAACCGTGGCGCGCACCGTGCGCAGTGAAGTGCTGTCGCTGAGGACACGCGATTTCGTGCGGGCGGCAGTCGGTCTCGGTGCGGGAGACCTGCGGATCGTGATCCGGCATATCCTGCCGAACGTCGCACCGACGATTGCCGTCATGGCGGCGTTGTCGACTTCGAGCACGGTGCTGCTGGATGCCGGCCTCAGTTACCTCGGGCTTGGCGTACCGGTACCCGTTCCGAGTTGGGGGCGGATGATCAGCGAGAGTCAAATGTACTACCGAACGGCGCCGTGGCTGATGCTATTTCCCGGCCTGGCGATCGTCTACACGGTGGCCGCCTTCAATTTCCTCGGTTACGGCCTGCTGGCCCGGTTCCAACGCGGAGGCACGGGACGATGA